A genomic window from Desulfovermiculus halophilus DSM 18834 includes:
- a CDS encoding MarR family winged helix-turn-helix transcriptional regulator produces the protein MHQEDAALRYQAHHLQNLLQAMLKCCEQRLDREQHLFGLPCSEINCLLLFRDRRYVTLTQVGRELGVAKSRATALIDALVGKGLAERNPDPHDARIKMITLTRQGDRKLKAVVSYQDTIHEHVLRKFRPEERDQLLTCLEKLKYGMELVREEMGEGA, from the coding sequence ATGCATCAGGAAGACGCCGCCCTTCGCTATCAGGCCCACCATCTGCAGAATCTGCTCCAGGCCATGCTTAAGTGCTGTGAACAGCGACTGGACCGGGAGCAGCACCTCTTCGGGCTGCCGTGCTCGGAGATCAACTGCCTGCTGTTGTTCAGGGACAGGCGATACGTAACCCTGACCCAGGTCGGCAGGGAGTTGGGAGTGGCCAAGAGCAGGGCGACGGCATTGATTGATGCCCTGGTCGGCAAAGGCCTGGCCGAAAGAAATCCGGACCCCCACGACGCCAGGATCAAGATGATCACCCTGACCCGGCAGGGTGACAGGAAGCTTAAGGCTGTTGTGTCCTATCAGGACACAATCCATGAACACGTGCTGCGCAAGTTCAGGCCCGAAGAGCGGGATCAGCTGCTGACCTGTCTGGAAAAGCTGAAGTACGGAATGGAGCTGGTCAGGGAGGAAATGGGCGAGGGGGCGTGA
- a CDS encoding deoxyribodipyrimidine photo-lyase, translating into MGTDPRRIQTLQGTEPGSGPVMYWMSRDQRTEDNWALLYAQERAMQGGRGLMVVFCLQSEFLHATLRQYSFMLSGLEHTCRNCLELGIPFVLRFGRPPDILAELARAWDAESVVCDFDPLRIKVRWRKELASRTRTPLYMVDAHNIVPCWEASDKQEYAARTIRPKIQRQLVDFLTPFPGLAPHPFPVQGTDLAEPDWKEAATRLTVDADPSPVSSPVPGAQEAKRMLGEFVRHFLAEYAQKSNDPNAGADSGLSAYLHFGQLAPQRAALEVQAGEGVSSQAKSAFLEQLIVRRELTDNFCWHNPGYDSLSGLPEWAQKTLEAHQTDPRPYVYTPAQLEAAATHDDLWNAAQLQMTAQGKMHGYMRMYWAKKILEWTRSPQEAIETAVRLNDRYELDGRDPNGYVGVLWSIGGVHDHGFKERPVFGKIRYMSYAGCKRKFDVRAYVRTYGRSED; encoded by the coding sequence GTGGGAACAGATCCGCGCCGCATCCAGACCCTGCAGGGAACAGAGCCCGGGAGCGGACCGGTCATGTACTGGATGAGCCGGGACCAGCGCACGGAGGACAACTGGGCCCTGCTGTACGCCCAGGAGCGGGCCATGCAGGGCGGGCGGGGCCTTATGGTCGTCTTCTGCCTCCAATCCGAGTTCCTGCACGCAACCTTGCGCCAGTACAGCTTCATGCTCAGCGGACTGGAGCATACCTGCCGGAACTGCCTGGAGCTGGGCATCCCCTTTGTCCTTCGCTTCGGCCGTCCTCCGGATATCCTGGCTGAGCTGGCCCGGGCCTGGGATGCCGAGAGCGTGGTCTGCGATTTCGACCCCCTGCGGATCAAGGTCCGGTGGCGGAAGGAGCTGGCTTCCCGAACCAGGACTCCGCTGTACATGGTCGATGCCCACAACATCGTCCCCTGCTGGGAGGCCTCAGATAAACAGGAGTACGCGGCCCGGACCATCCGGCCCAAGATCCAGAGACAGCTGGTCGACTTTCTGACCCCGTTTCCAGGGCTTGCTCCCCATCCGTTTCCGGTCCAGGGGACGGACCTGGCAGAACCGGACTGGAAGGAGGCCGCCACCCGGCTCACGGTGGATGCAGATCCATCCCCTGTCAGCAGTCCGGTCCCCGGCGCGCAGGAGGCAAAGCGCATGCTGGGGGAGTTTGTCCGTCATTTCCTGGCGGAGTATGCCCAAAAGAGCAACGACCCCAATGCCGGGGCGGATTCCGGGCTCTCGGCATACCTCCACTTCGGCCAACTGGCTCCCCAGCGGGCGGCCCTGGAGGTCCAGGCCGGCGAGGGTGTCTCCTCCCAGGCCAAAAGCGCGTTCCTGGAGCAGCTGATCGTGCGCAGGGAGCTCACGGACAACTTCTGCTGGCACAATCCAGGGTATGATTCTTTGTCCGGACTGCCGGAATGGGCGCAAAAGACCCTGGAGGCCCATCAGACGGATCCACGTCCTTATGTGTACACCCCGGCCCAGCTGGAGGCCGCCGCCACCCATGACGATCTGTGGAACGCGGCTCAGCTGCAGATGACGGCCCAGGGAAAGATGCACGGGTACATGCGCATGTACTGGGCCAAGAAGATCCTGGAGTGGACCCGGAGCCCGCAGGAGGCCATAGAGACCGCAGTCAGGCTCAACGATCGCTATGAGCTGGACGGACGGGATCCAAACGGATATGTGGGGGTGCTGTGGTCCATCGGAGGGGTGCACGACCACGGGTTCAAGGAGCGGCCGGTATTCGGAAAGATCCGGTACATGAGCTATGCCGGATGCAAACGGAAGTTCGATGTCCGGGCCTATGTTCGAACCTACGGCCGGAGTGAAGATTAA
- a CDS encoding pyridoxamine 5'-phosphate oxidase family protein, whose protein sequence is MSFHQLPLEPQKTVLAREDKESFLHWVHAFLAARQTLILATCWQAVPACNLMSFAPAPGVCSLVIVSPADSRKSRALRHNPNVSLLALDDKAYSQDLDQGTALTMNGRAREVAAGERQGLEQVFTARNPSLEPFARSPQSAVFCIRVHHLVAVTNFQKLTELHLEE, encoded by the coding sequence ATGTCTTTTCACCAGCTGCCCCTTGAGCCCCAGAAAACGGTCCTGGCCCGGGAAGACAAAGAGAGCTTCCTGCACTGGGTGCATGCCTTTCTTGCCGCCCGGCAGACCCTGATCCTGGCTACCTGCTGGCAGGCAGTGCCGGCCTGCAATCTGATGAGCTTCGCCCCGGCCCCGGGGGTGTGTTCCCTGGTCATCGTCTCCCCGGCTGACAGCCGGAAGAGCAGGGCCCTTCGCCACAACCCCAATGTTTCCCTACTGGCCTTGGACGACAAGGCCTACAGCCAGGACCTGGACCAGGGCACGGCCCTGACCATGAACGGCCGGGCCAGAGAAGTAGCAGCTGGTGAGCGGCAGGGGCTGGAACAGGTCTTCACCGCCCGGAACCCGTCCCTGGAACCCTTTGCCCGCAGCCCGCAGTCCGCAGTGTTCTGTATCCGGGTGCATCACCTGGTGGCAGTGACCAACTTTCAAAAGCTCACAGAGCTGCACCTGGAGGAATAA
- a CDS encoding GAK system CofD-like protein produces MSTGNELHLRLPDQRRMDWFRQNPELGPRLLFFTGGSALRAASRRLAAYTQNSIHVVTPFDSGGSSAPLRQAFGMPAVGDIRNRLMALADPDVEGNDALVSLFAHRLPRTACQERLQAMLDELVQAGHPKIQVLHPAVREVVRRHLQIFRHSIPPGFDLAGACIGNAILCAGCLEQHGDINAAISLYSGLAAVRGIVRPVVRDSCHLGAVLADGQTVIGQHLLTGKQAAQIPSPIRRLFLTSGLDSSTPCFVSADRDLTDLIGQAELICYPMGSFFTSVLANLLPRGVAESIARARCPKVFVPNTFYDPEALGLTLADQVRTLLSFFPARSGGEGGLDFVLLDGCLEHYPGPIDLSAVRSLGVRVARAGLVTPGSAPGIDPERLVQALFSLASSPD; encoded by the coding sequence ATGAGCACGGGGAATGAGCTGCATCTGCGCCTTCCGGATCAGAGGCGCATGGACTGGTTCAGGCAGAATCCTGAACTCGGCCCCCGTCTGCTTTTCTTCACCGGGGGGAGCGCGCTGCGGGCTGCAAGCAGGAGACTCGCGGCCTATACCCAGAACTCAATCCATGTTGTGACCCCTTTCGATTCCGGAGGGAGCTCGGCCCCGCTCCGACAGGCCTTCGGCATGCCGGCTGTGGGCGATATCCGCAACCGGCTGATGGCCCTGGCCGACCCGGATGTGGAAGGGAACGACGCCCTGGTCAGCCTTTTTGCCCATCGTCTGCCGCGGACGGCTTGCCAAGAGCGGTTGCAGGCAATGCTTGATGAGCTTGTGCAGGCCGGACACCCGAAGATACAGGTCCTGCATCCGGCTGTGCGGGAGGTTGTTCGCCGCCATTTGCAGATCTTCCGGCACAGCATTCCTCCAGGGTTCGACCTTGCCGGCGCCTGCATCGGCAATGCCATTCTCTGTGCCGGCTGCTTGGAGCAGCATGGGGACATCAATGCCGCTATCTCCTTGTATTCCGGCCTGGCCGCGGTTCGCGGCATCGTCCGCCCGGTGGTCCGGGACAGCTGTCATCTGGGGGCTGTTCTGGCCGACGGACAGACGGTCATCGGCCAGCACCTGCTGACCGGAAAGCAGGCTGCGCAGATACCGAGCCCTATCCGGCGCCTGTTTTTGACCTCCGGCCTGGATTCTTCAACCCCTTGTTTTGTTTCAGCGGACAGGGATCTGACGGATCTTATTGGGCAGGCGGAGCTGATCTGCTATCCCATGGGCAGCTTCTTCACCAGTGTGCTGGCCAATCTCCTGCCCCGCGGGGTGGCGGAAAGCATAGCCCGGGCCAGGTGCCCCAAGGTCTTTGTGCCCAATACGTTTTACGATCCGGAGGCCCTTGGGCTGACTCTGGCGGATCAGGTCCGCACCCTGCTCAGCTTTTTTCCCGCCCGGTCAGGCGGAGAAGGGGGGCTGGATTTTGTCCTTTTGGATGGCTGCCTGGAGCACTATCCCGGCCCAATCGACCTCAGTGCGGTTCGGTCCCTGGGGGTGCGTGTGGCCCGGGCCGGCCTGGTTACCCCGGGGTCTGCTCCGGGCATCGATCCCGAGCGTCTGGTGCAGGCCTTGTTTTCCCTGGCCAGTTCCCCTGATTAG
- a CDS encoding inorganic phosphate transporter has product MNLYDLFFFLSLLAGFLMAFNLGANDVANAMASAVGAKAISVRQAVLIAGTLNFVGAVFLGSHVTATVSKGIINADQIADPQIMIVGMLGALLAAATWVFIATLTALPVSSTHSIIGSILGFGLIAMGPGVVNWLVLGGVVLSWIISPFFAAAISFAVFSHIRRFILMHTDFFLQALRWAPIWIALTVGLVLLSFLYKTPVGKQIPVSDGMGLLAIIGICVLIWFAGTRIVRSVMAGAERSAESVEFIFRRIQVGTSCYVALSQGANDVANAIGPVAAIYMISREHALLEQADVPLSILALGGVGIALGVMIFGRKVMATVGTKITSLTNTRGFSVDFGAATTVLAASNLGLPVSTTHAAVGGVVGVGLARGFSSVDFGVLLRIVAYWVLTVPIAAFTSIVYFNILSGLFL; this is encoded by the coding sequence ATGAACCTGTATGATCTTTTCTTCTTTCTCTCTCTGCTCGCTGGCTTCCTTATGGCCTTCAACCTTGGAGCCAACGACGTGGCCAACGCCATGGCCTCGGCAGTCGGGGCCAAGGCCATCTCCGTTCGGCAAGCCGTTTTGATTGCCGGGACCCTGAACTTCGTGGGAGCGGTTTTTCTCGGCTCCCATGTCACGGCCACGGTGAGCAAGGGAATCATCAACGCCGATCAAATCGCTGATCCGCAGATCATGATCGTGGGCATGCTGGGAGCCCTTCTGGCGGCTGCAACCTGGGTCTTTATCGCCACCCTGACCGCGTTGCCCGTCTCCTCCACCCACTCCATCATCGGCAGCATCCTCGGTTTCGGCCTGATCGCCATGGGCCCGGGAGTCGTCAACTGGCTTGTCCTGGGAGGGGTGGTCCTTTCCTGGATCATCTCTCCGTTCTTTGCCGCAGCCATCTCCTTTGCCGTCTTTTCCCACATCCGCCGCTTCATCCTAATGCATACCGACTTCTTCCTTCAAGCCTTGCGCTGGGCCCCGATCTGGATAGCCTTGACCGTCGGCCTGGTTCTGCTCTCCTTTCTGTACAAGACCCCGGTGGGCAAGCAGATCCCGGTGTCCGACGGAATGGGGCTGCTGGCCATCATAGGGATCTGCGTCCTTATCTGGTTTGCGGGCACCCGGATCGTCCGCTCGGTTATGGCCGGAGCCGAGCGCTCGGCTGAGAGCGTGGAGTTTATCTTCCGCCGGATTCAGGTCGGAACCTCCTGCTATGTGGCCCTGTCCCAGGGAGCGAACGACGTGGCCAATGCCATCGGCCCGGTCGCGGCCATCTACATGATCTCCCGGGAGCACGCCCTGTTGGAGCAGGCGGACGTCCCCCTGTCCATCCTGGCCCTGGGCGGAGTGGGCATCGCGCTGGGGGTGATGATCTTCGGCCGCAAGGTCATGGCCACCGTGGGGACCAAGATCACCTCTCTGACCAACACCCGCGGCTTTTCCGTGGACTTTGGCGCAGCGACGACTGTGCTGGCTGCCTCCAATCTCGGACTGCCAGTCTCCACCACCCACGCAGCAGTCGGCGGCGTTGTGGGCGTCGGTCTGGCTCGGGGATTCAGCTCTGTGGATTTCGGCGTATTGCTGCGCATCGTGGCCTATTGGGTCCTCACCGTGCCCATCGCCGCCTTTACCAGTATCGTCTATTTCAACATCCTGTCCGGTCTGTTCTTGTGA